Proteins encoded together in one Nitrospirota bacterium window:
- a CDS encoding DUF4359 domain-containing protein, whose protein sequence is MSLLRLILLVVVLAASVVLAQTNPTTDHYLIFVQAELAKAMDRMDQSTPEREGAVVRNIFRRHSQELLNSMVRPHTIRHNWGLFSRFETTVLGTRVVVIGIGNHFIPVEGVDEAILALGRRVF, encoded by the coding sequence ATGAGTCTCCTGCGTTTAATCCTGCTGGTTGTGGTGCTGGCTGCCAGTGTCGTGCTGGCACAGACGAACCCCACCACGGATCACTATCTGATCTTTGTCCAAGCCGAACTTGCGAAGGCCATGGATCGCATGGATCAATCCACTCCCGAACGGGAAGGGGCGGTGGTCAGAAATATCTTTCGTCGGCATAGCCAGGAGTTGCTCAATAGCATGGTGCGACCTCATACGATCCGTCACAATTGGGGGCTCTTCAGCCGGTTTGAAACCACGGTGTTGGGTACTCGGGTTGTGGTCATCGGCATCGGTAATCACTTCATCCCAGTTGAAGGGGTCGATGAAGCTATTTTGGCCCTCGGACGCCGCGTATTTTAA
- a CDS encoding MFS transporter, translated as MKTASIIQTLANRRIGIMLPLGFASGLPLVLTSGTLQAWLTVVGFDLKTIGIFTLVGLPYALKFLWAPLMDRVVPPWLGRRRGWMLMMQLGVALGLAAMAVTGPGDRPEILGMLALVVAFFSASLDIVFDAYRTDLLLRPERGFGAAVWVNGYRCALLLASAGALLLADHIGWQNTYLLLAVLMATGVVTILVSPEPHEPAAAPASLAEAVGGPLKELFDRPGVLGLLAIIVLYKVGDAVAASLQTAFLIGGMGFSVSEVGYVKGLGLVATLIGALAGGVAMAKLGMVRSLLLFGVLQAVSNLGFMWLAWMGKSYAALTTSILVENVTGGMGTAAFVALIMSLCDHRYTATQFALLSSLEALGRVFSGRPSAALVELVGWTQFFFWSFLIALPGIWLVWALRVQLHQEAGRDARARAGSADL; from the coding sequence ATGAAAACCGCATCAATCATACAGACGCTTGCGAACCGGCGCATCGGCATCATGTTGCCTTTGGGGTTCGCCTCGGGGTTGCCATTGGTGCTCACATCCGGGACTCTGCAGGCCTGGCTGACCGTTGTCGGCTTCGACTTGAAGACCATCGGCATCTTTACGCTCGTCGGGCTCCCATACGCACTGAAATTCTTGTGGGCTCCGCTGATGGATCGTGTGGTTCCTCCCTGGCTGGGACGCCGCCGTGGATGGATGCTCATGATGCAGCTTGGTGTCGCGCTCGGCTTGGCGGCTATGGCGGTGACGGGTCCCGGTGACCGTCCTGAGATACTGGGAATGCTGGCTCTCGTGGTGGCGTTCTTCTCCGCCTCACTCGATATCGTGTTCGACGCCTATCGGACCGATCTGCTCTTACGGCCTGAGCGGGGATTCGGTGCAGCCGTGTGGGTGAATGGTTATCGATGTGCGTTGTTGCTGGCGAGTGCGGGCGCCCTCCTATTGGCCGATCATATTGGATGGCAAAATACCTATTTGTTGCTGGCTGTACTCATGGCAACCGGAGTGGTCACGATCCTCGTGAGTCCTGAACCGCATGAACCAGCTGCTGCACCGGCAAGCCTGGCTGAAGCAGTCGGTGGACCACTGAAAGAACTTTTTGACCGCCCGGGGGTGCTCGGGCTGCTGGCCATCATCGTCCTCTACAAGGTTGGAGACGCCGTTGCGGCCTCACTTCAAACGGCATTTCTGATAGGAGGGATGGGTTTTTCTGTCAGCGAGGTCGGGTATGTGAAGGGTCTTGGCCTCGTGGCCACACTTATCGGCGCATTGGCTGGGGGCGTCGCCATGGCCAAGCTCGGGATGGTCCGGTCGTTGCTCCTCTTCGGTGTCTTGCAAGCGGTCTCAAATCTTGGATTTATGTGGCTTGCCTGGATGGGGAAGAGTTACGCGGCACTCACGACATCCATTCTCGTCGAGAATGTCACCGGAGGCATGGGCACCGCTGCGTTTGTCGCACTGATCATGTCGCTCTGCGACCATCGGTATACGGCAACTCAGTTCGCGTTGCTCTCTTCCCTCGAAGCGCTCGGACGGGTGTTTTCCGGTCGCCCGTCGGCCGCCTTGGTCGAACTGGTCGGCTGGACACAGTTTTTTTTCTGGTCGTTTCTCATCGCCCTGCCCGGTATCTGGCTGGTGTGGGCGCTCCGTGTGCAGTTACATCAAGAAGCCGGTCGCGATGCGCGAGCCAGAGCCGGCTCAGCCGATCTATGA
- the miaB gene encoding tRNA (N6-isopentenyl adenosine(37)-C2)-methylthiotransferase MiaB has product MIKPLEMMKPTIAPTQVHLETFGCQMNEYDSELVRSLMKQDGFVFTDERERADVILMNTCAIRENAHNKVYKHLSELKKLKRQRPLVIGVLGCMAQNLKEELTDIQPLVDVLAGPDAYRQLPMLIRNAMLSQAEGEDQKGIAVDLSEYETYHDVIPDRNDKVNAWIAVMRGCDNFCSFCVVPYTRGRERSRDPEGIVQEARRIAEQGFKQITLLGQNVNSYRFDNWDFARLITAVADVPGIERVRFTSPHPKDFPLSLLEAVVSHPRICKQIHLPLQSGSDRILGLMNRTYTNNECRTLVDRIRTLQADIVLSTDIIGGFCGESEEDFAETYRLLEDIRFHSAFIFKYSERKNTIAARKFPDDVPDSVKTERVTRLFDLQRNISYERNREYLKRTLPILVEGDAKRSAAQGMGKSDGNITVIWDKGAVPSKPGDMLSLAIYDASSTTLYAERPPVN; this is encoded by the coding sequence ATGATCAAACCTCTCGAAATGATGAAGCCCACGATCGCACCAACCCAGGTTCACCTTGAAACCTTCGGTTGTCAGATGAACGAGTACGACTCGGAACTCGTTCGCTCGCTGATGAAACAGGATGGATTTGTGTTTACCGACGAGCGGGAACGCGCGGACGTCATTCTCATGAATACCTGCGCCATTCGCGAGAATGCCCACAACAAAGTCTACAAACACTTATCTGAGCTCAAAAAACTCAAGCGACAACGCCCATTGGTCATAGGGGTGTTGGGTTGTATGGCTCAAAACCTCAAAGAGGAGCTGACGGACATCCAGCCACTCGTGGATGTGCTCGCCGGCCCTGATGCCTATCGCCAGCTGCCCATGCTGATCCGAAACGCCATGCTCTCCCAAGCAGAAGGAGAGGATCAAAAGGGAATCGCGGTCGACCTTTCAGAATATGAGACCTACCACGATGTCATACCCGATCGAAACGACAAGGTGAATGCCTGGATTGCCGTCATGCGAGGCTGCGACAACTTCTGCAGTTTCTGTGTGGTTCCCTATACGAGAGGGCGGGAACGCTCCCGTGACCCGGAGGGCATCGTGCAGGAAGCTCGACGGATCGCCGAGCAAGGGTTTAAACAGATCACGCTTCTCGGACAAAACGTCAATTCATATCGATTCGACAACTGGGATTTTGCGCGATTGATCACGGCCGTCGCGGATGTACCGGGCATCGAACGGGTGAGATTCACGTCCCCGCACCCCAAAGATTTTCCGCTATCATTGTTAGAGGCCGTCGTGTCGCATCCCCGTATCTGCAAGCAAATTCATTTGCCGCTTCAATCCGGCAGTGACCGCATCCTCGGCTTGATGAATCGCACCTATACCAATAACGAGTGTCGCACTTTGGTCGACCGTATCCGCACCCTGCAAGCCGACATCGTCCTCAGCACCGATATCATTGGAGGCTTCTGTGGGGAGAGCGAGGAAGACTTTGCCGAGACGTACCGGCTTCTTGAAGACATACGGTTTCACTCGGCATTCATCTTCAAATATTCCGAACGAAAGAACACCATCGCGGCGCGCAAGTTCCCTGACGATGTTCCCGATTCGGTCAAGACTGAACGTGTGACGCGACTCTTCGACCTCCAACGGAACATTTCCTACGAACGGAACCGGGAATATCTCAAGCGCACTCTCCCCATCTTGGTCGAGGGAGATGCCAAACGCTCAGCCGCACAAGGCATGGGCAAATCAGATGGCAACATCACAGTTATCTGGGATAAGGGCGCAGTACCTTCCAAGCCGGGAGACATGCTCTCCCTTGCCATTTACGATGCGTCGTCCACAACCTTGTACGCAGAACGTCCGCCAGTGAATTAA
- a CDS encoding 3'-5' exonuclease — translation MKVVLDIETIQAPREEWARLAGKIPEDNAFEPAEGSYDLFTAGAADERRRIDDEQYAKSAFDGTFSQIVCIGLLEFSDQLEPRGAVAWFGGDERELLRQFWSRLAQSRPSLFITHNGLGFDLPFIRKRSMIHQVKPSVEVNLAKFRTEPVYDTMAVWSNWDTRGWVKLDVLARALNVETKSGSGSQVAEMWEKGQGLELARYCLQDTYVTYACYCRMNFRQPLSSEVVLLQPELLNVG, via the coding sequence ATGAAAGTCGTTCTGGACATTGAGACGATTCAAGCGCCTCGGGAAGAATGGGCCAGGCTGGCCGGAAAAATTCCGGAGGACAATGCATTCGAACCGGCAGAGGGGAGCTACGATTTATTTACAGCCGGAGCTGCCGATGAACGACGTCGCATCGACGATGAGCAATATGCGAAGTCCGCCTTCGATGGTACGTTCAGCCAGATTGTCTGTATCGGGCTATTGGAGTTTTCAGACCAGCTCGAACCTCGCGGGGCGGTGGCCTGGTTTGGAGGGGATGAGCGGGAATTGCTGCGGCAGTTCTGGAGCCGATTGGCGCAGAGCCGCCCGTCGCTCTTCATCACCCATAACGGCCTGGGGTTCGACCTGCCGTTTATTCGAAAGCGATCGATGATCCATCAAGTCAAGCCGAGCGTCGAGGTGAATCTCGCCAAGTTCAGGACGGAGCCCGTCTATGACACGATGGCAGTCTGGAGCAACTGGGATACGCGCGGGTGGGTGAAACTCGATGTGCTGGCGAGAGCGCTGAACGTCGAAACGAAGTCTGGGAGCGGGTCGCAGGTAGCCGAGATGTGGGAGAAGGGACAGGGGCTCGAGCTGGCTCGGTACTGTCTTCAAGATACGTATGTGACGTATGCCTGTTATTGCCGGATGAATTTCCGGCAGCCCCTGTCCAGCGAAGTGGTCTTACTCCAACCGGAATTGCTGAACGTCGGTTGA
- the mutT gene encoding 8-oxo-dGTP diphosphatase MutT: MMVIEVAAGLICRDGRYLIARRKPGVHLAGFWEFPGGKREAGETLEECLQRELFEELNIRIDVPLPFQVIRHQYPEKTVELHFFRCRIESGDAIAIDCAEIRWVWPHELDAFEFPPADRPVVEALQR, encoded by the coding sequence ATGATGGTGATTGAGGTCGCCGCAGGTCTGATCTGTCGAGACGGCCGCTATTTGATTGCCCGGCGGAAACCGGGTGTGCATTTGGCAGGGTTCTGGGAGTTCCCAGGCGGGAAGCGCGAGGCCGGTGAAACGTTGGAAGAATGTCTGCAGCGAGAGTTGTTCGAAGAACTGAATATTCGTATCGATGTGCCGCTGCCCTTCCAGGTCATTCGGCACCAGTACCCTGAGAAAACCGTGGAGCTGCATTTTTTTCGCTGTCGAATTGAGAGCGGGGATGCCATAGCGATAGACTGCGCGGAAATTCGATGGGTCTGGCCGCACGAATTGGATGCCTTCGAGTTTCCTCCGGCAGACCGTCCGGTTGTTGAGGCGTTACAGCGTTAG
- a CDS encoding A/G-specific adenine glycosylase gives MPTSSRSRTTAPPKKKARKKSLGLDASHKRRFQARLLKWYAKYGRDLPWRKTSDPYHILVSEVMLQQTQVDRVIPKYHEFLDRYPSFEELADAPVSDVKKTWYPLGYNIRPERLHSIACETVERYGGQLPSDAEELLSFKGIGRYTAGAIRSFAFNEDAPILDTNVIRVLHRVFIAKGDPKTQKPKLWELSEALIPKGKGYDFNQAIMDFGATCCTARNPFCEKCPMKPFCKTYPFDRT, from the coding sequence ATGCCCACCAGCTCTCGCTCTCGGACAACCGCTCCGCCTAAAAAGAAGGCTCGCAAGAAGTCTCTCGGCCTCGACGCGTCGCACAAGCGCCGGTTCCAGGCCAGGCTGCTGAAGTGGTACGCGAAATATGGCCGCGATCTGCCTTGGCGAAAGACCTCTGATCCCTATCACATTCTGGTCTCTGAAGTGATGTTGCAACAGACCCAGGTCGATCGGGTGATTCCGAAATACCACGAGTTTCTGGATCGTTACCCAAGCTTTGAAGAGTTGGCTGACGCACCGGTCTCGGATGTGAAGAAGACGTGGTATCCGCTGGGGTATAATATTCGGCCTGAACGGCTGCATAGTATCGCTTGCGAGACGGTTGAGCGCTATGGGGGGCAACTTCCGAGCGATGCGGAGGAGTTGCTGTCGTTCAAAGGCATTGGACGGTACACGGCAGGCGCCATTCGGTCCTTCGCGTTCAACGAAGATGCGCCGATCCTGGATACGAATGTCATTCGGGTGCTGCATCGGGTATTTATTGCGAAGGGCGACCCCAAAACGCAGAAGCCGAAGCTCTGGGAATTATCTGAAGCGCTGATTCCGAAAGGGAAAGGGTACGACTTTAACCAGGCGATCATGGATTTCGGGGCGACCTGTTGTACGGCGAGGAATCCCTTCTGTGAGAAATGCCCGATGAAACCGTTCTGTAAGACGTATCCGTTCGATCGGACGTAA
- a CDS encoding peptidylprolyl isomerase, with product MGSQAWAEASKPDAGTTVAAGTVVSLEYTLTLDDQSVLESNIGKEPMTYTQGAHEIVPGLETAMEGMKKGEHKHVIVAPADGYGPIDPQALREVKKDLIPVAAQKVGTQLQGQSGDGATAFPIVKEVKDDTVVLDFNHPLAGKTLHFDVTVLAITGGPVPAQPEK from the coding sequence ATGGGTTCTCAGGCCTGGGCCGAGGCTTCCAAGCCTGATGCCGGGACGACTGTTGCTGCCGGGACCGTCGTTTCGTTGGAATACACGTTGACGCTCGACGATCAATCCGTGCTTGAATCCAACATCGGCAAGGAGCCGATGACCTATACGCAGGGTGCGCATGAGATTGTTCCCGGATTAGAAACTGCCATGGAAGGTATGAAAAAAGGGGAACACAAACATGTCATCGTAGCTCCCGCTGATGGCTACGGACCGATTGACCCACAAGCCCTTCGAGAGGTGAAGAAGGACCTCATCCCGGTTGCAGCACAGAAAGTGGGAACCCAGCTTCAAGGGCAGTCTGGTGACGGGGCGACGGCATTCCCTATTGTGAAGGAAGTGAAAGACGATACGGTCGTGCTCGATTTCAACCATCCGCTGGCAGGGAAGACGTTGCACTTTGACGTGACTGTTCTGGCCATTACTGGGGGGCCGGTCCCAGCGCAGCCTGAGAAGTAA
- a CDS encoding PilZ domain-containing protein has protein sequence MVTRKHPRFPVSLSSTLVHQNHFRHTGSVRDLSAKGCRVESLISPFTGMQIAIQLHIPGEPQPILIDNATVRWSGSAGIGVEFLTIAAPQQDRLSLMIKQLQPKAGLQ, from the coding sequence ATGGTCACAAGAAAACATCCCAGGTTTCCCGTGTCGCTCTCCAGCACCTTAGTGCACCAGAATCACTTCCGCCATACAGGGTCAGTCCGAGACCTTTCGGCCAAGGGATGCCGCGTGGAGAGTCTGATCAGCCCCTTTACCGGCATGCAGATCGCCATCCAATTACATATTCCAGGCGAACCTCAACCGATCCTGATCGACAATGCCACCGTGCGCTGGTCAGGATCCGCCGGCATCGGGGTAGAGTTTCTGACCATAGCCGCCCCACAACAAGACCGCTTGAGCCTCATGATCAAGCAGCTCCAACCCAAAGCCGGCCTTCAGTAG
- a CDS encoding type II toxin-antitoxin system RelE/ParE family toxin — protein MAWYRLAYRPAVLHDLTNLDPAMAQRLLDKTKWIASNIDNLRHEPITPDLPGLSKYAVEEWRIYYSIDRNDHLVDIHRIVRQRELRA, from the coding sequence ATGGCCTGGTACCGACTCGCCTATCGACCAGCGGTGCTCCACGATCTGACGAACCTTGATCCGGCCATGGCACAACGGCTCCTGGACAAAACCAAATGGATTGCCTCCAACATCGATAACTTGAGGCACGAACCGATCACACCGGATCTGCCAGGCCTTTCCAAATATGCGGTCGAGGAATGGCGAATTTATTACTCCATCGATCGGAACGATCACCTGGTCGACATTCACCGCATCGTTCGCCAGAGGGAGCTTCGTGCATGA
- a CDS encoding iron-sulfur cluster biosynthesis family protein, which yields MIAITVAAIAKLKSIQVNHPEDPIVRVSVRDLDESRLSFNITLEAAAKPDDDVQEVDGLTIAVDRRSAPRMEGVTVDYTEAGGFRFLHDGEGRSRPLLTIPTLN from the coding sequence ATGATTGCCATCACGGTTGCCGCCATCGCAAAGCTGAAATCGATCCAAGTCAACCATCCTGAAGATCCAATCGTCCGCGTGTCCGTACGAGACCTGGACGAGTCACGCTTAAGCTTCAATATTACGTTGGAAGCAGCGGCCAAGCCAGATGATGACGTTCAGGAAGTCGACGGTCTCACGATAGCAGTGGATCGGCGCAGTGCGCCACGGATGGAGGGGGTGACAGTCGACTACACCGAAGCCGGCGGATTTCGATTTCTCCATGACGGCGAAGGCCGCAGCCGGCCACTTCTCACGATTCCCACACTGAACTGA
- a CDS encoding NUDIX hydrolase: MNYCSACGTSVTKKIPAGDNRLRFVCDSCQTIHYHNPKIVAGCIPEWEDQILLCRRGIEPKSGLWTFPAGFMEIGESTEQAAARETFEEAQARVERIALFAVLSLPHIGQAYLVFRGPMVSPEFGVGEESLEVQLFTLSAIPWDEIAFPVVKEILRRYVDDVTRGTFQVHVASLADRLT; the protein is encoded by the coding sequence ATGAACTATTGCAGCGCCTGCGGCACGTCTGTGACGAAGAAAATTCCAGCCGGAGACAATCGTCTGCGGTTTGTGTGCGATTCATGCCAGACTATTCATTACCATAATCCGAAAATCGTCGCAGGCTGTATTCCGGAGTGGGAAGACCAAATCCTTCTCTGCCGGCGCGGGATCGAACCCAAATCAGGCCTCTGGACCTTTCCTGCTGGCTTTATGGAAATCGGCGAAAGCACCGAACAGGCAGCCGCTCGGGAGACCTTCGAAGAAGCACAGGCTCGGGTGGAGCGGATTGCTCTCTTTGCGGTCCTGAGTCTCCCGCACATCGGCCAGGCATATCTGGTCTTTCGAGGGCCGATGGTTTCACCTGAATTCGGGGTTGGTGAAGAAAGTCTTGAAGTCCAATTGTTCACGCTCTCCGCCATTCCCTGGGATGAGATCGCCTTTCCTGTGGTGAAGGAAATTCTCCGCCGTTACGTCGATGACGTCACGCGGGGCACGTTCCAGGTCCATGTGGCGAGTCTTGCGGATCGACTCACCTAG
- a CDS encoding class I SAM-dependent RNA methyltransferase, with protein sequence MDSTKLRFFAPCPSGLEGVLEQELHDLGVPMTTKTDGGIAFLAPWATMYWVNLKSHIASRVLWEVGQAPYLSEDDVYRAAYSLAWPDWFTSSQTIKVKVSARRCPLTSLDFITLRIKDAVCDKFMAVRHKRPNVDTHNPNLRIDAFLDESTVTFYLDTSGDPLFKRGHRVVSVEAPLRENLAAGLLRLAGWTPKEVLLDPMCGGGTIPLEAAMMARRIAPGQSRTFAFERLIVHDPKRWGHLREASRVKQLAEVPAAIYASDQDPAAVKIAQRTFQGAGVAFDIRLRQSDVLALEAPAEQGVILINPPYGVRLSRPEELDAFYPKLGDWLKQRFNGWRAYIFTGDLRVPKLIGLAPSKRIPLFNGPLECRLYEFQIVSGSMRKTSPLPDHQA encoded by the coding sequence ATGGATAGCACAAAACTACGGTTCTTTGCACCCTGCCCGAGTGGGCTGGAGGGCGTCCTCGAACAGGAACTCCACGACCTTGGCGTGCCGATGACCACAAAGACGGACGGAGGCATCGCATTCCTGGCTCCCTGGGCCACGATGTACTGGGTCAATCTCAAAAGTCACATTGCCAGCCGCGTGCTCTGGGAAGTCGGACAGGCCCCCTATCTCTCGGAAGACGATGTCTACCGCGCCGCCTATAGTCTTGCCTGGCCAGACTGGTTCACCTCGTCACAAACCATCAAGGTAAAAGTGAGTGCGCGCCGTTGTCCACTCACCAGCCTGGACTTCATCACACTACGTATCAAAGACGCCGTCTGCGATAAGTTCATGGCAGTGCGGCACAAGAGACCGAATGTCGACACCCATAACCCGAACCTCCGGATTGACGCGTTTCTCGATGAGTCCACGGTGACCTTCTATCTGGACACCTCTGGTGACCCGCTCTTTAAGCGAGGCCATCGAGTGGTGTCCGTCGAGGCCCCGTTGCGAGAAAACCTGGCGGCAGGCTTGCTGCGACTCGCCGGGTGGACGCCCAAGGAGGTGTTGCTCGACCCCATGTGCGGCGGCGGCACGATCCCACTCGAAGCGGCGATGATGGCACGCCGGATCGCACCGGGGCAGTCGCGGACATTTGCGTTCGAGCGCTTGATCGTCCACGACCCCAAACGATGGGGCCATCTGCGCGAAGCCTCACGGGTGAAACAACTGGCAGAGGTACCGGCGGCCATCTATGCGTCCGACCAGGACCCCGCTGCGGTGAAGATCGCCCAGCGGACCTTTCAGGGGGCAGGAGTCGCGTTCGATATCCGCCTGCGACAAAGCGACGTCCTCGCCCTTGAGGCACCAGCTGAACAGGGCGTGATCCTGATCAATCCCCCCTATGGAGTCCGACTCAGCCGACCCGAAGAACTTGATGCGTTCTATCCCAAGCTGGGCGACTGGCTGAAACAGCGCTTCAATGGATGGCGCGCCTATATCTTTACCGGCGATTTACGAGTCCCGAAGTTAATCGGCCTCGCACCATCGAAACGCATTCCGCTCTTCAATGGTCCGCTGGAATGCCGTCTTTATGAGTTTCAGATAGTGTCGGGATCGATGCGCAAAACGAGCCCATTACCTGATCATCAGGCATGA